Proteins encoded within one genomic window of Ignavibacteriota bacterium:
- a CDS encoding STAS domain-containing protein: protein MSEFTIAQRERETIQVLDLKGYLDAHTAPKLEEAFQGLLKNQRFNIIVNCKDLSYISSAGLGVFMAYIEDVRKNKGDIKLSNMSTKVYNVFDLLGFPLLYEITPDEQDAYNKFGNALTQK from the coding sequence ATGAGTGAATTCACTATAGCGCAGCGGGAACGTGAGACCATCCAGGTGCTCGATCTGAAGGGGTACCTGGACGCACACACCGCTCCGAAACTTGAAGAGGCCTTTCAGGGACTGCTGAAGAACCAGCGGTTCAATATCATCGTGAACTGCAAGGACCTCTCCTATATCAGCAGCGCCGGCCTCGGCGTCTTCATGGCGTACATTGAGGACGTCAGGAAGAACAAAGGCGACATCAAACTCTCGAACATGTCGACCAAGGTGTACAACGTCTTCGACCTGCTCGGGTTCCCCTTGCTCTACGAGATTACCCCCGATGAGCAGGATGCCTATAACAAGTTCGGCAATGCCCTGACACAGAAGTGA
- the lysX gene encoding lysine biosynthesis protein LysX, whose translation MRIGFLHSVLRKDEKLLLDAFQAWQDVDVIPIDDRDIRFTLGAGDRPYDVVIERCINHSRALHALRIFESQGVRCVNSSHAAWTCGDKLLTSIVLAENKLPQPEVRVAFTEESALAAIEEMGYPVVLKPAVGSWGRLLAKVNDRDAAEALLEHKTTLGSYHHSIFYIQKYVEKQGRDIRSFVIGDRCVAAIYRTSPHWITNTARGGMATECPVDAALADLSVRGARAVGGDVVALDIFETGSGYQINEINYTMEFKNSIAPTGVDIPRLIAEHVVKVGREQHG comes from the coding sequence ATCCGTATCGGATTCCTGCATTCCGTCCTCCGGAAGGACGAGAAATTGCTGCTGGATGCGTTCCAGGCCTGGCAGGATGTGGACGTGATCCCCATCGACGACAGGGATATCCGCTTCACCCTTGGCGCGGGTGACCGGCCCTATGACGTCGTGATCGAACGGTGCATCAATCATTCCCGCGCACTCCACGCATTGAGGATCTTCGAGAGTCAGGGTGTCCGGTGCGTGAATTCGTCGCACGCGGCGTGGACCTGCGGCGACAAGTTGCTGACGTCGATCGTCCTTGCGGAGAACAAGCTCCCGCAACCGGAGGTCCGCGTCGCCTTTACGGAAGAGTCGGCCCTTGCGGCGATCGAAGAGATGGGATACCCGGTCGTTCTCAAGCCCGCTGTCGGTTCGTGGGGAAGGTTGCTCGCGAAGGTCAACGACCGTGACGCCGCAGAAGCGTTGCTGGAACACAAGACCACCCTCGGCAGCTACCACCACTCGATCTTCTACATCCAGAAGTATGTCGAGAAACAGGGACGCGATATCCGCAGCTTCGTCATCGGGGACCGGTGTGTGGCGGCGATCTACCGCACATCACCGCACTGGATAACGAATACGGCCCGCGGCGGCATGGCGACGGAGTGTCCGGTCGATGCGGCACTCGCCGATCTCTCGGTACGCGGTGCACGTGCCGTTGGCGGGGACGTCGTGGCGCTCGATATCTTTGAGACCGGGTCAGGGTATCAGATCAACGAGATCAACTACACGATGGAGTTTAAGAACAGCATCGCCCCGACCGGTGTGGATATCCCGCGCCTGATCGCCGAGCATGTGGTGAAGGTGGGAAGGGAACAGCATGGATAG
- a CDS encoding MATE family efflux transporter: MGLLPDRALTRTVLKISTPAVAGLSMQMVVTVTETAMVGRLTGANIVLAAMALASLAAWAITSAFSSLATGTHVLVARRSGSRQHVGAGDVLNNSLLLSLFIGLLVGLPGYMFAYDFIDFFAANPDVAKAGTGYMQWRFIGIGFFLFVVSYRGFFNGIGHTKVFLYSAIIINVSNIVFNYILIFGGFGIAAMGLTGAGLAVALSNVVGWLFFIGATFLPEYRKTYKYYSKFSLRGDVLNQIVRISLPVSFQNILILLGFLVFAAIAGYIGTTEQAATQVVISALFMSFLPCFGFGMGAQTLVGQSLGNHEYTLAHRYGLEAARLATYFTILLGLLFILIPEAVISIITNDPEVTAIARPVLQIAGAAQMFYASGIVLAHALQAAGATVYVMWVEVLTHWVIFLPASYVLGVVLGAGLVGAWLALPAYIIAYSLLVYAKYRRGTWLHIRV; this comes from the coding sequence ATGGGGCTTCTCCCTGACAGGGCGCTTACCCGCACCGTTCTCAAGATCTCGACTCCGGCGGTCGCTGGCCTGTCGATGCAGATGGTCGTTACCGTGACCGAAACGGCCATGGTCGGCCGGCTCACCGGGGCCAATATCGTCCTTGCCGCCATGGCCCTCGCTTCGCTCGCCGCGTGGGCCATCACCAGCGCGTTCTCCAGTCTCGCCACAGGCACACACGTCCTCGTCGCACGCCGTTCCGGTTCCCGTCAGCATGTCGGGGCAGGGGACGTGCTCAACAACTCGCTCCTCCTCTCGTTGTTCATCGGACTCCTTGTCGGCCTGCCGGGCTACATGTTCGCCTACGATTTCATCGATTTCTTCGCGGCGAATCCCGATGTCGCGAAGGCGGGGACCGGGTACATGCAGTGGCGGTTCATCGGGATCGGGTTCTTCCTGTTCGTGGTCTCCTATCGCGGATTCTTCAATGGGATAGGGCATACCAAGGTCTTCCTGTACTCCGCCATCATCATCAACGTGTCGAATATCGTCTTCAATTATATCCTGATCTTCGGCGGATTCGGGATCGCTGCAATGGGGTTGACGGGAGCCGGTCTGGCGGTCGCGCTCTCGAATGTTGTGGGTTGGTTGTTCTTTATCGGTGCAACTTTTCTGCCGGAATACCGAAAAACCTACAAGTACTACTCCAAGTTCAGCCTCCGGGGCGATGTCCTGAACCAGATCGTCCGTATCTCGCTCCCGGTGTCGTTCCAGAATATCCTGATCCTTCTCGGATTCCTTGTCTTTGCTGCGATCGCCGGGTATATCGGGACGACGGAACAGGCCGCGACACAGGTGGTGATCTCCGCCCTGTTCATGTCGTTCCTCCCCTGCTTCGGTTTCGGCATGGGAGCGCAGACCCTGGTCGGTCAGAGCCTGGGAAATCACGAGTACACGCTGGCGCACCGGTACGGCCTCGAGGCGGCCCGTCTCGCCACCTACTTCACGATCCTGCTCGGCCTGCTGTTCATCCTGATCCCCGAAGCGGTGATCAGCATCATCACCAACGATCCCGAAGTGACCGCGATCGCGCGTCCGGTGCTGCAGATCGCAGGTGCCGCACAGATGTTCTATGCATCGGGGATCGTGCTTGCCCACGCGCTCCAGGCTGCAGGTGCCACCGTCTACGTGATGTGGGTGGAAGTACTGACGCACTGGGTGATCTTCCTCCCGGCGTCGTATGTTCTCGGGGTTGTTCTGGGTGCGGGACTGGTGGGTGCCTGGCTGGCCCTGCCGGCATATATCATCGCCTATAGCCTGTTGGTCTACGCGAAGTATCGTCGCGGGACGTGGCTTCACATACGAGTGTAA
- a CDS encoding ATP-binding protein codes for MKSRTLHIESRTERLIAVRDFVSEAAREFGFADDDVNKIALAVDEACTNVIKHAYQFAPDCDIAVTVRPHNTAFEVAIRDTGVGFDPSDVHAPDMKDYFSHFRKGGLGVYLMKRLMDKVEYEIDPGKRNEVRLTKYLAR; via the coding sequence GTGAAGTCCCGGACCCTCCATATTGAGAGCCGGACGGAGCGACTGATCGCCGTCCGGGATTTTGTTTCCGAAGCGGCCCGCGAATTCGGTTTCGCGGACGACGATGTGAACAAGATCGCCCTCGCCGTGGACGAGGCGTGTACGAACGTCATCAAACACGCGTACCAGTTCGCACCCGACTGCGACATCGCCGTGACCGTCCGCCCGCACAATACGGCGTTCGAAGTGGCGATCCGCGATACGGGGGTCGGGTTCGATCCCTCGGACGTCCATGCACCCGACATGAAAGATTATTTCTCGCATTTCCGCAAAGGCGGCCTGGGGGTGTACCTCATGAAGCGCCTCATGGACAAGGTGGAATACGAGATCGATCCCGGCAAACGCAATGAAGTCCGCCTGACCAAGTATCTCGCGCGCTGA
- a CDS encoding acetylornithine/succinylornithine family transaminase: MSTAIAEERCSLGVYARRGLTLVRGENAVVWDDRGNRYIDCVAGHGSANIGHANPRVAAAVATQALQFTACSNVFFNDVRASYLDLLLGIAPSPLERAFLCNSGAEAVEAAIKFARHASGRTEVVSTFRAFHGRTLGALSTTHNPVYRENVGPLPTGVTFVPYNDPAAIATAVTDATAAVILEVVQGEGGVHIGTQEFLATVQRVCREHGALLIVDEVQTGFGRTGRMFAFEHAGLEPDMVCLAKSMAGGLPMGAVLCSGHITVTPGLHGTTFGGNPVCCAAARATLEFILETGLVDAAAQKGEYLGVQLGRIASPRVREVRRLGLMVGIDLREKAKPFIEKLQTAGVLAMPAGPTVVRLLPPLTIGHVELDQVAAAVRDVLTA, encoded by the coding sequence ATGAGTACAGCCATCGCTGAGGAGCGTTGTTCACTCGGGGTGTATGCGCGTCGTGGCCTGACGCTGGTGCGCGGAGAGAACGCCGTGGTGTGGGACGACAGGGGGAACCGATACATTGATTGTGTGGCAGGGCATGGTTCGGCGAACATCGGGCATGCGAATCCGCGTGTGGCCGCTGCCGTGGCCACCCAGGCACTGCAATTCACGGCGTGCAGCAATGTGTTCTTCAACGATGTACGTGCGTCATATCTCGATCTCCTCCTCGGCATCGCTCCTTCTCCCCTCGAGCGCGCGTTCCTGTGCAATTCGGGCGCAGAGGCGGTCGAAGCGGCGATCAAATTCGCACGCCATGCGAGCGGACGGACGGAGGTTGTGAGCACTTTCCGTGCATTCCACGGCCGGACCCTTGGGGCGCTGAGTACCACGCATAATCCGGTGTACCGTGAGAACGTTGGCCCGCTCCCAACGGGCGTAACGTTCGTTCCGTACAATGATCCTGCCGCGATCGCCACAGCCGTCACCGACGCGACCGCCGCGGTGATCCTGGAGGTGGTCCAGGGTGAAGGGGGAGTGCACATCGGGACACAGGAATTTCTTGCGACCGTTCAGCGGGTGTGCCGTGAGCATGGTGCGTTGCTGATCGTGGACGAAGTGCAGACAGGGTTCGGCCGGACGGGGAGAATGTTTGCGTTCGAGCACGCCGGGCTGGAGCCGGACATGGTCTGTCTGGCCAAGTCCATGGCGGGCGGGTTGCCGATGGGGGCGGTGTTATGTTCGGGCCACATAACGGTAACGCCGGGGCTGCATGGGACGACCTTTGGCGGGAATCCGGTATGCTGTGCGGCTGCTCGTGCGACCCTGGAATTCATACTGGAGACGGGCCTGGTCGATGCCGCGGCGCAGAAGGGGGAGTATCTCGGGGTGCAGCTCGGCCGCATCGCATCCCCGCGGGTCCGCGAGGTGCGCCGGCTCGGCCTCATGGTGGGGATCGACCTGCGCGAAAAGGCCAAACCGTTCATTGAGAAGTTGCAGACCGCCGGTGTGCTTGCCATGCCGGCAGGGCCTACGGTCGTGCGTCTCCTTCCCCCGTTGACCATTGGCCATGTCGAGCTCGACCAGGTGGCTGCTGCGGTCCGGGATGTTCTTACCGCCTGA
- a CDS encoding SpoIIE family protein phosphatase: protein MPPSSPSSSYESHFEHSALFEFSTVINASLDLRFILGHILLTLMGKLLSTRALVALAHDEGRYRVEMTKGLPAGLEGNELMIKTLPSTVAHVGRMSEKRHPWTSYFAEHELSILIPLMASKRPIGILAFSARQGDRGLKKQEETYLRSLASISATAIEKCHMIEELGLVNRKLDRKIQELNTLFEVGKEFGAVLDPEKLVRLLVFSLLGQVGVNRYLICLKEGSDMRIAASRIDGATPQPELLAGLTRIHAGVHIEDMIVTGAIDPRPVLLALRLKVAVPMELQGQTRGVLLLGEKLNREPFTPADFEFLSALSSLAIIALENARLFQQAIEKQKMEDELAIAREIQKGLLPSILPALPGFELAAANFSSKQVGGDYYDAIPLDDHRLILAIGDVSGKGTPASLLMANIQATIRALVPLDLPLTDLTARVNNLMCPNTGGSRFVTFFWGCLDHARRVFTYVNAGHNHPYLLHADGSVDRLDKGGMILGVMETTMPYEEGSAELTEGDVLVLFTDGVSEAMNAASEEYGEERLEAVIRKAAGWGAQGLIDIIHQDIIAHAHGAPQSDDITMMVMRVVPT from the coding sequence ATGCCGCCGTCATCCCCTTCCTCTTCGTACGAGAGCCACTTCGAGCACTCCGCGCTCTTCGAGTTCAGCACCGTCATCAACGCTTCTCTCGACCTCCGGTTCATCCTCGGCCATATCCTGCTCACGCTGATGGGGAAATTGCTCTCCACCCGCGCGCTTGTGGCCCTGGCGCACGATGAGGGCCGCTACCGCGTGGAGATGACCAAGGGGCTGCCGGCCGGACTCGAGGGGAACGAGCTCATGATCAAGACGCTGCCATCGACCGTTGCCCATGTCGGACGCATGAGCGAGAAGCGCCATCCCTGGACCTCCTACTTTGCGGAGCACGAGCTCAGCATCCTGATCCCGCTCATGGCGTCGAAGAGGCCGATCGGCATCCTCGCGTTCAGCGCCCGGCAGGGTGACCGCGGACTCAAGAAGCAGGAAGAGACGTATCTCCGCTCGCTTGCCAGCATCTCGGCCACAGCGATCGAGAAGTGTCACATGATCGAGGAACTCGGCCTCGTGAACAGGAAACTGGACCGCAAGATCCAGGAGCTGAACACTCTCTTTGAGGTCGGCAAGGAATTCGGGGCAGTGCTCGATCCCGAAAAACTGGTCCGCCTGCTCGTGTTCTCTCTCCTCGGACAGGTCGGCGTGAACAGGTACCTGATCTGCCTGAAGGAGGGGAGTGACATGCGCATCGCGGCGTCCCGCATCGATGGCGCCACACCCCAACCGGAACTGCTCGCCGGATTGACAAGGATCCACGCCGGCGTGCATATCGAAGACATGATCGTGACCGGCGCGATCGATCCGCGGCCGGTGTTGCTCGCGCTCCGGTTGAAGGTCGCCGTGCCCATGGAGCTTCAGGGCCAAACGCGCGGTGTCCTCCTGCTCGGCGAGAAGTTGAACCGTGAACCGTTCACACCCGCGGATTTCGAGTTCCTGTCGGCACTGAGCAGCCTCGCGATCATTGCGCTCGAGAACGCACGCCTCTTCCAGCAGGCCATCGAGAAACAGAAGATGGAGGATGAGCTTGCGATCGCCCGTGAGATCCAGAAAGGGCTGTTGCCCAGCATCCTCCCGGCATTGCCGGGTTTCGAGCTGGCCGCGGCGAATTTTTCGTCGAAGCAGGTGGGCGGCGACTACTATGATGCGATCCCGCTGGACGACCACCGGTTGATCCTCGCTATCGGCGATGTGTCCGGGAAAGGAACGCCCGCGTCGCTGCTGATGGCGAACATTCAGGCAACGATCCGTGCGCTGGTGCCGTTGGATCTGCCTCTGACCGATCTCACGGCCCGGGTGAACAATCTCATGTGCCCGAATACAGGCGGGAGCAGATTTGTCACGTTCTTCTGGGGGTGCCTTGATCATGCGCGTCGTGTCTTCACGTATGTGAATGCCGGGCACAATCATCCGTATCTCCTGCACGCCGACGGTTCGGTCGACCGCCTGGACAAGGGTGGCATGATCCTGGGGGTGATGGAGACGACGATGCCGTATGAGGAGGGGAGCGCCGAGTTGACCGAGGGAGATGTGCTGGTCCTCTTCACAGACGGCGTGAGCGAGGCGATGAATGCCGCCAGCGAGGAGTACGGTGAGGAGCGCCTCGAAGCGGTGATCCGTAAGGCCGCAGGGTGGGGGGCGCAGGGTTTGATCGACATCATCCATCAGGACATCATCGCGCACGCTCATGGCGCTCCGCAGTCGGACGATATCACGATGATGGTCATGCGGGTCGTGCCTACCTGA
- a CDS encoding acetylglutamate kinase, translated as MLLLKIGGGAGINIEGIADDLAGTTGPAVIVHGANAWRDDLADRLGIAREVVTSVRGYDSVLATESTMDVMLMVYAGLRNKRIVEALQRRKVAALGLTGLDGRLIQGKRNPGIQVRQGEKILLRRDLSGKPQGINGALVKLLLENGYTPVLTVPICDEQGIAISADNDDITAVLHRELHASTVVSLLEAPGFLADPADPGSVIPAMSRSDVKQWEERSTGRIKRKLHAINRIMEEYPTRVILADGRTAHPLADALAGRGTTIA; from the coding sequence ATGCTTCTTCTGAAGATCGGCGGTGGCGCCGGCATCAACATCGAAGGGATCGCCGATGACCTGGCCGGCACGACCGGGCCCGCGGTCATCGTTCATGGTGCGAATGCATGGCGGGATGATCTCGCTGACCGGCTTGGCATTGCCCGTGAGGTCGTGACGTCCGTGCGGGGATACGACAGTGTCCTCGCTACAGAGTCGACGATGGACGTTATGCTCATGGTATATGCCGGCCTCCGGAACAAGCGCATCGTCGAAGCGTTGCAGCGGCGGAAGGTCGCTGCGCTCGGTCTGACCGGCCTCGATGGGCGGTTGATCCAGGGGAAGCGCAACCCCGGGATCCAGGTCCGCCAGGGCGAAAAGATCCTGCTTCGCCGCGATCTCTCCGGCAAGCCGCAAGGGATCAATGGCGCTCTGGTGAAGCTTCTCCTGGAGAACGGCTACACGCCGGTCCTGACCGTTCCGATCTGCGACGAGCAGGGCATTGCGATCAGTGCAGACAACGATGACATCACCGCCGTACTGCACCGGGAACTCCATGCCTCCACCGTCGTGAGCCTGCTCGAAGCACCCGGCTTTCTCGCGGATCCGGCAGACCCGGGATCGGTCATACCCGCCATGTCCCGTTCCGACGTGAAGCAATGGGAAGAGCGGTCCACGGGGCGCATCAAACGTAAATTGCACGCGATCAACAGGATCATGGAAGAGTATCCAACCCGGGTCATCCTGGCGGATGGCCGGACAGCGCATCCGCTGGCCGATGCCCTCGCGGGGAGGGGGACGACCATCGCATGA
- a CDS encoding N-acetyl-gamma-glutamyl-phosphate reductase — protein MDRVRTAVVGASGYTGGELLRILLGHPSVDVLQATSERLAGKPVVLAHPNLRGRTELRFTSLSTLSACDVLFLCLPHGTTARQFDTFAQLAPRIIDLSADFRLKDPAAYEKWYGGPHPAPALLQEFVYGIPELHRAEIVSARYVATAGCNATASILGLRPLYAAGLVQPGRTVVDVKVSSSEGGGVPSAASHHPERAGVIRSYKPTGHRHQAELRQELGLAPDDHLHFSATAVDIVRGLLVTAHVFPSRRLEEIDLWKIYRAAYGKEPFIRLVKMKDGIHRYPEPKLLWGTNYCDIGFDVDMDTGRVVVLAAIDNLVKGSGGQAVQCMNLMHGFPETAGLEFTGLHPV, from the coding sequence ATGGATAGGGTCCGCACAGCGGTCGTCGGCGCCTCGGGATACACCGGCGGCGAACTCCTCCGCATCCTCCTCGGTCATCCCTCCGTCGATGTTCTCCAGGCGACATCGGAACGCCTTGCGGGGAAGCCGGTGGTGCTGGCACACCCGAACCTGCGCGGACGGACGGAACTGCGGTTCACGTCGCTCTCCACACTTTCGGCATGTGACGTCCTGTTCCTGTGCCTCCCTCACGGAACGACTGCCCGGCAGTTCGACACGTTCGCGCAGCTCGCCCCGCGGATCATCGATCTGAGCGCGGATTTCCGCTTGAAGGATCCCGCGGCGTACGAGAAGTGGTACGGTGGCCCGCACCCTGCGCCTGCGCTCCTTCAGGAGTTCGTCTATGGCATCCCGGAACTCCATCGGGCGGAGATCGTCAGTGCGCGTTATGTGGCCACGGCGGGATGCAACGCCACAGCGTCGATCCTCGGCCTGCGCCCGCTCTACGCCGCGGGCCTGGTGCAACCGGGACGAACGGTGGTGGATGTGAAGGTGAGCTCCAGCGAAGGCGGTGGCGTGCCGTCCGCTGCATCGCATCATCCGGAGCGTGCCGGAGTGATCCGGTCGTATAAGCCAACGGGCCATCGGCACCAGGCGGAATTGCGCCAGGAACTCGGCCTTGCGCCGGACGATCATCTGCATTTTTCCGCGACGGCGGTGGATATCGTCCGCGGATTGCTCGTGACCGCCCATGTCTTTCCGTCACGCCGTCTGGAGGAGATCGATCTCTGGAAGATCTATCGTGCGGCGTACGGCAAAGAGCCGTTCATACGGCTGGTCAAGATGAAAGACGGCATACACCGGTATCCCGAGCCAAAACTTCTCTGGGGGACGAACTATTGTGATATTGGGTTTGATGTGGATATGGACACCGGGCGGGTGGTGGTCCTGGCAGCCATCGACAATCTGGTGAAGGGGAGCGGCGGCCAGGCGGTCCAGTGCATGAACCTCATGCACGGGTTTCCGGAGACCGCCGGATTGGAATTCACCGGCCTTCATCCGGTGTGA
- a CDS encoding SpoIIE family protein phosphatase, with translation MKFRRVLFVVGAFVLLLLKFSADIFRKNVELQMGGLLALRELAAVGAFILIFMALRPLFPERASIRPVRWLGIQLISLGVFLVVMLLLGLLPGDGFDAKDLGLLPLDYPSLFMASLFGLFAGIFSIVNFQILRDLVLASRTKRGRRNFFVFMLLVLGTAASSALIRPLDSSVVTGVLYGLAVCFALVNAFRLPWIVYLTKREKLLVLTLTFFLFVMFSVVAVLIKENASFERGLLYYSHPLQEFVLLSLVTGAIYGGMAFISTLFHLPTAEAFDRKRSELTSIHTLSKLVTQVFDFNELMETVTSMTLQMVGARSAWIELLPPAQQDPVMAGVDGFAGGQVVGMKNITRGEIEELQGTGLHYLRTAAGRERKPIVVDEVARDPRFAAAAADAGHPGSLVIVPLVSHTGLIGFLYATKAGSFGFVKDDVELISTFADQATIAIENSRLIRTSIERERLVQEMTLAQDMQRKLLPQRLPRIPGIDLDALSTPAFEVGGDYYDYVVLSDHELGIIVGDVSGKGVPAAFYMSEVKGIFQSLSPLYKSPREFMLRANTVLMESIDKHSFVSLIYGILDVRTGCFQIARAGHCPLLHCGEERGVYLRPDGMGLGLAENSIFAGSIEEHTVRLRPGDLCVLYTDGVTEAHRNGEEFGYERLRAAAGCADGRPAARVKDDILLAVDAFIDHGAPHDDLTLVVVRWLGPVAQS, from the coding sequence ATGAAGTTCCGGCGGGTCCTCTTTGTTGTTGGCGCCTTCGTTCTGCTTCTTCTGAAGTTCTCGGCGGATATCTTCCGCAAGAACGTGGAGTTGCAGATGGGCGGACTGCTGGCGTTGCGCGAGCTCGCCGCGGTGGGGGCTTTCATCCTCATCTTCATGGCACTCCGTCCGCTGTTCCCGGAACGCGCCTCCATCCGCCCTGTCCGCTGGCTCGGCATCCAGCTGATCTCTCTCGGTGTCTTCCTGGTGGTCATGCTTCTTCTCGGGCTCCTTCCCGGCGACGGCTTTGATGCAAAGGACCTGGGGCTGCTGCCGTTGGATTACCCCTCACTCTTCATGGCGTCGCTGTTTGGCCTGTTCGCCGGCATCTTCTCGATCGTGAATTTCCAGATCCTGCGGGATCTTGTGCTGGCATCGAGAACGAAGCGGGGCCGCAGGAATTTCTTTGTCTTCATGCTCCTGGTCCTCGGGACCGCGGCATCCTCTGCGCTCATCCGCCCGCTCGACTCCAGCGTGGTCACCGGGGTCCTCTACGGCCTGGCGGTCTGCTTCGCGCTCGTCAATGCTTTCCGTCTTCCGTGGATCGTCTATCTGACCAAGCGCGAAAAGCTCCTCGTGCTCACCCTGACGTTCTTCCTCTTCGTCATGTTCTCGGTCGTTGCTGTCCTCATCAAAGAGAACGCCTCGTTTGAGCGCGGATTGTTGTACTACTCCCACCCGCTCCAGGAGTTCGTCCTGCTCTCGCTTGTGACGGGCGCGATCTACGGCGGGATGGCATTCATCAGTACGCTCTTCCACCTTCCGACCGCCGAAGCATTCGACCGGAAGAGGTCGGAGCTTACATCGATCCATACGCTCAGCAAGCTCGTGACGCAGGTCTTCGATTTCAATGAGTTGATGGAGACCGTCACGAGCATGACCCTGCAGATGGTGGGCGCCCGGAGTGCGTGGATCGAACTCCTGCCTCCTGCCCAGCAGGATCCGGTGATGGCGGGAGTGGATGGTTTCGCCGGCGGGCAGGTTGTCGGGATGAAGAACATCACGCGCGGAGAGATCGAGGAGCTGCAGGGGACGGGCTTGCATTATCTCCGCACGGCGGCCGGGCGGGAGCGCAAGCCGATCGTGGTGGATGAGGTCGCGCGCGACCCCCGCTTCGCGGCTGCTGCAGCGGATGCGGGCCACCCCGGATCCCTCGTCATCGTCCCGCTGGTCTCGCATACGGGCCTGATCGGGTTCCTGTATGCGACCAAGGCGGGGTCATTCGGCTTCGTCAAGGATGATGTGGAACTGATCTCGACCTTCGCGGACCAGGCGACCATTGCGATCGAGAATTCACGGCTCATCAGGACCTCCATCGAGCGCGAACGCCTGGTGCAGGAAATGACCCTGGCCCAGGATATGCAGCGGAAGCTGCTCCCGCAGCGGTTGCCCCGTATCCCCGGGATCGATCTGGATGCCCTGTCCACCCCCGCGTTCGAGGTCGGCGGGGATTACTACGATTATGTGGTCCTTTCGGACCATGAGCTCGGGATCATCGTGGGAGATGTCTCGGGGAAGGGTGTCCCCGCGGCGTTCTATATGTCCGAGGTCAAAGGGATCTTCCAGTCCCTGAGCCCCCTCTATAAATCGCCCCGGGAATTCATGCTCCGGGCGAATACCGTATTGATGGAATCTATTGACAAACACTCGTTCGTTAGTTTAATTTATGGTATCCTTGATGTACGCACCGGATGCTTCCAGATCGCCCGCGCAGGACATTGCCCCCTGTTGCATTGCGGGGAGGAACGTGGTGTGTATCTCAGGCCCGATGGCATGGGGCTCGGGCTGGCGGAGAATTCGATCTTCGCCGGCTCGATCGAGGAGCATACCGTCCGGCTGCGCCCGGGTGACCTCTGTGTGCTGTACACGGATGGGGTCACCGAGGCTCACCGCAACGGAGAGGAATTCGGCTACGAACGGTTACGTGCAGCGGCTGGCTGTGCGGATGGACGACCGGCTGCCAGGGTCAAGGATGATATCCTCCTGGCGGTGGATGCCTTCATCGACCACGGCGCGCCACATGACGATCTGACCCTTGTCGTCGTCCGGTGGCTTGGCCCGGTGGCACAGTCATGA
- a CDS encoding tetratricopeptide repeat protein produces MLKPKKKISKRELKQDSLLTTYMQVTGFYDQYKKQISIGITAFVVVIVALVIFLKNRADSNEQALTQLAAVHAVYDAGQYQQAIDGVPAQNIRGLKEIVDNHSGTRGGDLAGFYLADAYFQLGKYAEALEAFESCDASEALVESSRLAGIAASHEALGQFADAARYFEKAAGEDVTEGTAAENLNNAARNFALAGDKERAVDILKRIKKSYPTTTYGREADRFIAQLSL; encoded by the coding sequence ATGCTCAAACCGAAGAAGAAGATCTCGAAGCGCGAACTGAAACAGGATTCGCTCCTCACCACCTACATGCAGGTCACGGGCTTCTACGACCAGTACAAGAAGCAGATCAGCATCGGGATCACGGCGTTCGTCGTTGTGATCGTTGCCCTGGTGATCTTTCTCAAGAACCGTGCGGACAGCAACGAGCAGGCGCTGACACAGTTGGCTGCGGTCCATGCGGTGTATGATGCCGGACAGTACCAGCAGGCGATCGACGGCGTGCCGGCACAGAACATCCGTGGCCTCAAAGAGATCGTGGACAACCACAGCGGCACCAGGGGTGGCGATCTGGCGGGGTTCTATCTTGCCGATGCCTACTTCCAGCTCGGCAAGTACGCGGAAGCGCTTGAAGCATTCGAGTCGTGCGATGCGTCCGAGGCACTGGTCGAGTCGTCGCGCCTTGCCGGCATCGCAGCATCCCACGAGGCCCTCGGACAGTTCGCCGATGCGGCCCGGTATTTCGAGAAGGCCGCGGGTGAAGATGTCACGGAAGGCACGGCCGCCGAGAATTTGAACAACGCCGCACGGAATTTCGCGTTGGCGGGCGACAAAGAACGTGCCGTCGACATCCTGAAGCGCATCAAGAAGAGTTACCCGACGACCACCTACGGTCGCGAAGCAGACAGGTTCATCGCCCAGTTGTCGCTGTAA